A region from the Nocardioides exalbidus genome encodes:
- a CDS encoding homoserine dehydrogenase translates to MSEGAKSLKVAVLGCGAVGSQVVRLLTEQADDLTARVGARVELVGVAVRRLDAPREVEVPEGLLTTDATGLVSRDDVDLVVEVIGGIEPARSLILAALENGASVVTANKALLAEDGPTLFEAAAKAERDLYYEAAVAGAIPILRPLRESLAGDKVTRVLGIVNGTTNFILDKMDTSGAGFSEALEEAQQLGYAEADPTADVEGFDAAAKAAILASLAFHSRVTASDVYREGISEVTAADVASARDMGAVVKLLAICELRGDQVAARVHPAMIPRSHPLASVREAYNAVFVESEAAGQLMFYGPGAGGAPTASAVLGDLVTVARNRLAGTRGAGESAYADRAVQPMGETRTRYHVAIDVDDRAGVLAAVANAFADHDVSIQTVRQEGRGADAQLVVVSHAAPDAALSATVQQLRDMDIVREVTSVMRVEGGDE, encoded by the coding sequence ATGAGTGAGGGTGCGAAGTCGCTCAAGGTGGCGGTGCTCGGCTGCGGTGCCGTGGGCTCGCAGGTGGTGCGGCTGCTGACCGAGCAGGCCGACGACCTGACGGCCCGGGTGGGTGCTCGCGTCGAGCTGGTGGGCGTCGCCGTGCGCCGCCTCGACGCGCCCCGCGAGGTCGAGGTGCCCGAGGGCCTGCTCACCACCGACGCGACGGGGCTCGTGTCCCGCGACGACGTCGACCTGGTCGTCGAGGTGATCGGCGGGATCGAGCCGGCCCGCTCGCTGATCCTCGCCGCGCTGGAGAACGGCGCCAGCGTCGTCACCGCCAACAAGGCGCTGCTGGCCGAGGACGGCCCGACGCTCTTCGAGGCCGCCGCCAAGGCCGAGCGCGACCTCTACTACGAGGCCGCGGTCGCGGGCGCCATCCCGATCCTGCGCCCCCTGCGCGAGTCGCTCGCCGGTGACAAGGTCACCCGCGTCCTCGGCATCGTCAACGGCACCACCAACTTCATCCTCGACAAGATGGACACCTCAGGGGCCGGCTTCTCCGAGGCTCTCGAGGAGGCCCAGCAGCTCGGCTACGCCGAGGCCGACCCGACCGCCGACGTCGAGGGCTTCGACGCCGCCGCCAAGGCCGCGATCCTGGCGAGCCTCGCCTTCCACTCGCGCGTCACCGCCTCCGACGTCTACCGCGAGGGCATCTCCGAGGTCACCGCCGCCGACGTCGCCAGCGCGCGTGACATGGGCGCGGTCGTCAAGCTGCTCGCGATCTGCGAGCTGCGCGGCGACCAGGTCGCCGCCCGCGTCCACCCGGCGATGATCCCGCGCTCGCACCCGCTCGCCAGCGTCCGCGAGGCCTACAACGCGGTCTTCGTCGAGTCCGAGGCGGCCGGCCAGCTGATGTTCTACGGACCCGGGGCCGGTGGCGCGCCGACGGCCAGCGCCGTGCTCGGCGACCTGGTCACGGTGGCCCGCAACCGCCTCGCGGGCACCCGCGGCGCGGGGGAGTCGGCGTACGCCGATCGCGCGGTGCAGCCGATGGGCGAGACCCGCACCCGCTACCACGTCGCCATCGACGTCGACGACCGCGCGGGCGTGCTCGCTGCGGTGGCGAACGCGTTCGCCGACCACGACGTGTCGATCCAGACCGTCCGGCAGGAGGGCCGCGGGGCCGACGCGCAGCTCGTCGTCGTCTCGCACGCCGCGCCCGACGCCGCGCTCAGCGCGACCGTGCAGCAGCTCCGTGACATGGACATCGTCCGCGAGGTCACCTCGGTGATGCGCGTCGAGGGAGGGGACGAGTGA